Below is a window of Shewanella khirikhana DNA.
GGATCATGGCAAAGCTCTCGGCGCTGGAGAAAAACGACGCGCCTTTTACTGCGGTTACGGTTTGCTTACCGGCGTTAATCAAATCCGGGTCGATGGTCTCTTCGGTGGGGAATTCGCCCATGCCGAGCAGGCCATTTTCCGACTGCAGCATCACCTGCACGCCTTCGGGGATGTAGTTGGCAACAAGCGTTGGAATGCCGATGCCAAGGTTTACGTAGTAGCCGTCTTTAAGCTCTTTAGCGACGCGCTGGGCCAGTTGTTCTCTTGAAAGTGCCATGGCGTGTCTCCTTATGCCTGCTTCACGGTGCGCTGTTCAATGCGCTTCTCAAAGCATCCTTTAATGATGCGATCCACATAAATCCCAGGGGTATGGATGTGGTCCGGGTCAAGCTCGCCCGGCTCAACAATTTCTTCCACTTCCACCACGGTGATTTTACCGGCGGTGGCCATCATGGGGTTGAAGTTGGCGGCGGTTTTACGGAACACCAGGTTACCCATGGTGTCTGCCTTCCAGGCGCGGATAAGGGCGAAATCGGCGGTCAGGGACTCTTCCAGCACATAGTGGCGGCCCTTGATTTCGCGGGTTTCTTTGCCCTCGGCTACCGGGGTTCCGTAGCCTGTGGCGGTAAAGAACGCAGGAATACCGGCGCCGCCGGCACGGATTTTTTCGGCCAGGGTGCCCTGTGGGGTGAGGATAACGTTCAGCTCGCCGCTCAGCATCTGGCGCTCGAAGGTGGCGTTTTCACCCACGTAGGAGGCAATCATGGTGCTGATCTGCTTGTTTTGCAGCAAAAGCCCCAGACCAAAGTCATCAACGCCTGCGTTGTTGGAAATGGCGGTGAGGCCCTTGGTGCCAAGCTTTACCATCTGATTAATCAGGCCTTCCGGGATACCGCACAGGCCAAAACCGCCCACCATGATGGTCATATTGTCGTTAAGGCCCGCCAGGGCCTGGTCGTAACTGTCGACGACCTTGTAGAGTCCAGCCATCTTGTCTTCCTTTTGTTCTTAACCTGCTGCGACGTCAGGTCGTGTGCTGTGCTTTGTTCGCCTGCCCGCGACAGGGCAGGAGATAGTTATTGTTATCTTGCAGTGGCTAGCTCAGTGCCCGTGCCACTTTCTTGCAGTGGCTAGCTCAGTGCTCGAGCCACTTTGGAGCCGTTTTGTCTGCCAAGGGCGGCGCTGATACGGTTACCGGCCTCAATCAGTTTGCCAAGGTCGATGCCTGTGTCTATGCCCATGCCATGGAGCATATACACCAGATCTTCGCTGGCAAGATTGCCCGACGCACCCTTGGCATAGGGGCAGCCGCCGAGGCCTGCCACCGAGGTATCCAAGGTGCGGATCCCGCTCTCAAGGCAGGCCAGGATATTGGCGAGCGCCTGGCCGTAGGTGTCGTGAAAGTGCAGCGCGAGCTTATCGGCGGGCACTTTTGCTGCCACGGCTTCAACCATTTTACGGGCCTTTACGGGCGTGCCAACGCCTATGGTGTCACCCAAAGAAATTTCATAGCAGCCGAGTTTGTACAGAATTTCAGACACTCGCGCCACTTCGCTTACGGCTATCTCGCCATCGTAGGGGCAGCCGAGCACGCAGGAGACATAACCGCGCACCGGCAAATTGTGCTCTTTTGCTTTTTCTATCAATGGGATAAACCGCTCAATCGACTCTTCAATCGAGCAGTTGATGTTCTTCTGACTAAAGCCCTCGGAGGCAGCGGCAAATACAGCTACCTCTGAGGCATTGGCGTCAAGGGCAAGTTCCAGCCCCTTTAAATTAGGGGTAAGGGCGCTGTAACGCACGCCTGCCACACGGGAAATCCCCTTGAGAACCTCGCCTGAGTCGGCCATTTGCGGCACCCACTTGGGGGAAACAAAACTTGCCGCCTCGATGCGCTTAACCCCTGCGGCGGCAAGGTTTTCGACCAACAAAATTTTATCGGCAGTGCTGACCTGTTTTTCATTTTGCAGGCCGTCACGGGGGCCGACTTCAAACAGGCTGATATGGGAAGGCAGTGCCATCTCAGGCCTCCACTTCTTTACTGTCGGCTGGCTCCAGCGCCAGCAGCAGGGTGCCGTCGGACACCAGCTCTCCGGGGGCGAAGAAGAACTCGCTCACCACCCCATCGAAGGGCGCTTCTATGGTGTATTCCATCTTCATGGCTTCCATAACCAGCAAACCCTGACCGGCGGCTACCTTGTCGCCAACGGCGACTAAATGCGTCACTACGGTGCCGTTCATCGGTGCCTTGAGTTTATCTTCTGAGCTTGCGGTTTCTTCCAACACCTGGCCCAGCACTTCGCGGAAGTGGTAGCTGCCGCTTGAGAGGAACACGGTCAGGCCGCCTTCTTCCAGCGATACTGTCACCTTCATCCTGTGGCCGTTGATTTCGCACTTAAGCTCGCAGTCTTCAATGCTGCCACCGAGCTCAATCAGTTTGTCGTTGAGGCGCAACTGATAGCGGCCACTTGACTCGGTGAGTTCGGCGCTGCGGCTTTGGTGAGCATCATCCAGCAGGGTCACGCTGTGGCGCCTTGGGCTGCTTAAGCGAAAGCCTTTAAGGCTCGACCAAGGGCTGAAAGGATCGTGGCCGGGAGCGTCCTGGGCATCCGCTTCCCGCAGCTTAAGCTGGGTCAGCACCGCCAGCGCAAAGGCGGTGTCGGCCTCATCGCGACTGTCGCCAATCAGGGCATCGCCATAGCGGCCAATAAAGTCGGTGGAGAAGTTGGCATCACTAAACGCCGGATGCTCGGCGATGTTGGAGAGAAACTCGATATTGTGCTTAAGGCCGCCGACACGGTAATCGCCAAGGGCACGGCTGAGGCGTGCCAGTGCACGGGGGCGCGACTCGTCCCACACAATCAGCTTGGCAATCATGGGGTCGTAGTAGTTTGAAATCACATCGTTTTCACGCACGCCTGAGTCGATACGCACATGGCGGCTTGGCTCTGGCTCACGCAAAAAGGTGAGTTTGCCGCTGGCGGGCAGAAACTCGTTATTGGGGTCTTCGGCGTAAATCCGCACCTCAAAGGAGTGACCGTGGATTTGGATTTCGTGCTGCTCAAGGGGCAGCACTGAACCCGATGCCACCAACAGCTGCCATTTCACCAGATCCTGGCCTGTGACCATTTCGGTTACCGGATGTTCTACCTGCAATCGGGTGTTCATCTCCATAAAGAAGAAGCTGCGCTCTTTACCGGGCTGAGGGGCATCGAGCAGGAACTCCACAGTACCGGCGCCGCGGTAATCGATGGCCTTGGCCGCAGCCACGGCGGCCTCGCCCATTTGCCTGCGCAGGCTGTCGGGCAGACCGGGGGCTGGGGCTTCTTCCACCACCTTTTGGTGGCGGCGCTGAATTGAGCAGTCGCGGTCAGACAGATACACGCAGTTGCCGTGAGAGTCGGCAAATACCTGCACTTCCACATGGCGCGGCTGGCGCAGATAGCGCTCCATCAAGAGCTTGTCGTTACCGAAGCTGGAAGCAGCCTCGCGGCGGGCCGAGTCGATGGCGGCTTTAAGCTCGCTCTCGCCCTCGACAATACGCATGCCTTTACCGCCGCCACCGTAGGCGGCCTTGATAAGGAGCGGATAACCAATCTTTTTGGCCTCGGTAAGCAGGGTAGCATCAGTTTGATCGTCGCCGTGGTAGCCGGGCACCAGGGGCACGCCTGCTTTTTCCATGATGAGCTTGGCGGCGCTTTTGCTGCCCATGGCATCGATGGCATCGGAGCCCGGGCCGACAAAGGCGATGCCGTTTGCTTCACAGGCGCGGGCAAATTCGGCGTTTTCTGACAAAAAGCCGTAGCCGGGGTGAATGGCCTCGGCGCCGCACTTTTTGGCGATGTCGATAATCAGCTCACCACGCAGGTACGAGCTTGCCGGGGCGCTTTCCCCCAGATAAAAGGATTCATCCGCCAGCGCCACATGGCGGGCGTCGCGGTCGGCGTCGGAATACACGGCCACGGTTTTGATGCCCATATCACGGGCGGTGCGGATAACGCGGCAGGCGATTTCACCGCGGTTAGCAATTAAGAGTTTGTTAAACATGGAAAATCCCTTAGTCCTTGCTGCCGGTATCATTGACCCAGGCTGGGCTGCGCTTATCGAAAAAGGCGTTAAGGCCTTCCTGTCCTTCGCCAGACACCCGAATACGGGCGATGCGCTCGCTGGTGTAGTCGCGGGTGTGCTCATCAATCACGCCACTTTGCAGCCGGGCGATAAGTGACTTGCACCAACCGAGGGCCTGGGGGCTGCCGCTGAGCAGGTTTTGGATAATGGGGGCAGCAGCGGCATCTAAATCGTCAGCGATTTCATGCACTACGCCTAAGGCCAGCGCCATGCTGGCATCGAAGCGCTCAGCCGTGAGCATATAGCGGCGGCTCTGGCGCGGCCCCATGGCGCGCACCACGTACGGGCTGATGACCGCAGGAATAAGCCCCAGTTTGACCTCTGACAGGCAGAAACTGGCTTTATGGCTGGAGATGGCAATATCGCAGCAGCAAATCAGCCCCAGGGCGCCGCCGTAGGCTGCGCCGTTAACAAGGGCGATGGACGGCTTGGGGAAGCGGTCGAGGGTATCCATCAGGTTGGCAAGCTCGCGGGCGTCTTTGAGGTTGGCATCAAAGTCCATGGCGGCTTGCTTGCGCATCCAGTTCAAATCGGCGCCGGCGGAGAAATGCTTGCCGTCACTTTTAAGCACCATCACAGCGCAGTCGCTCTCGTGGGCGAAGGCATTAATGGCCTGAGTCATTTCGCTTATCATCACCTCATCGAAGGCATTGTGCACTTCAGGGCGATTCAAGATGAGATAACCCACCTTGCCCTTAAGCTCGCAGCGCACGGCACTGAAGGAGGCAGACAGCTCGGCAATGGAAGTCATGGTTGTCATCTGCTTCTCCTTACATGCGGAACACGCCGAAGCGGGTCTCTTCGATGGGGGCGTTGAGGGCGGCGGAAATGGCCAGCCCCAGTACATCACGGGTTTGCGCAGGGTCGATAATGCCGTCGTCCCACAGGCGGGCGCTGGCATGGTAGGGGTGACCCTCTTTATCGTACTGGGCGATGATGGGCGCCTTGAATTTGGCTTCCTCTTCCGCGCTCATGGTTTCGCCTTTGCGGGCGAGGCCATCTTTACGCACAGTGGCCAGCACGCCTGCGGCCTGCTCGCCGCCCATCACTGAAATGCGGGCATTGGGCCACATCCACATCAGGGTAGGCTCAAAGGCGCGGCCGCACATGCCATAGTTACCGGCGCCGTAGCTGCCGCCAATCAGCACGGTGAACTTGGGCACAGTGGCGCATGAAACCGCGGTCACCATCTTGGCGCCGTGCTTGGCAATGCCCTCGTGCTCGTATTTTTTACCCACCATAAAGCCGGTGATGTTTTGCAAAAACACCAGTGGAATTTTGCGCTGGCAGCACAGCTCAATAAAGTGCGCGCCTTTCTGGGCCGACTCAGAGAACAGGATGCCGTTGTTGGCCACTATACCCACCGGATAACCGTGGATGCGGGCAAAGCCGCACACCAGGGTGGCGCCGTAGTTGGCCTTGAACTCGTCAAAGTCGGAGTCATCCACGATGCGTGCAATCACTTCTTTCACATCGAAGGGCTTTTTAAGGTCGGTACCAACGATGCCGTAAAGCTCGTTGATGTCGTACTTGGGCGGTTTCACTTTTGCGAGTTGCAGCTCAACCTGCTTTTGATGGTTGAGGCGCGATACCGCCTTGCGGGCGAGCTCCAGCGCATGCTCATCGTTTTGCGCCAGATGGTCGGCCACGCCGCTGATTTTGGTGTGCACGTCGCCGCCGCCAAGTTCCTCGGCGCTCACTTCTTCGCCGGTGGCAGCTTTCACCAGCGGCGGGCCTGCTAAAAAGATGGTGCCCTGCTCACGCACGATAATGGATTCATCGGCCATGGCTGGCACGTAGGCGCCGCCCGCGGTACACAGGCCCATCACCACCGCGATTTGTGGAATACCCTTGGCGGACATGCGGGCCTGATTGAAGAAGATACGGCCAAAGTGGTCACGGTCGGGGAAGACTTCGTCCTGACGGGGCAGGTTGGCACCGCCCGAGTCAACCAGATAGATGCAGGGCAGGTGGCAGCGCTCGGCAATGGCCTGAGCACGCAGGTGTTTTTTCACCGTGATGGGGTAGTAGGTGCCGCCCTTTACGGTGGCATCGTTGGCAATAATCATGCACTCGACGCCGCTGACCCGGCCGATACCGGCGATGATGCCCGCCGCCGGTACGTCTTCATCGTACACCTCATAGGCTGCAAACTGGCTCAGTTCCAGGAAGGGCGAGCCGGGGTCCAAGAGTTTTTCCACCCGGGCACGGGGGGCGAGCTTACCACGGGACAAGTGGCGCTCCATGGCCACCGGGCCGCCGCCCTGCTCGATATGGGCAA
It encodes the following:
- a CDS encoding CoA transferase subunit A, which translates into the protein MAGLYKVVDSYDQALAGLNDNMTIMVGGFGLCGIPEGLINQMVKLGTKGLTAISNNAGVDDFGLGLLLQNKQISTMIASYVGENATFERQMLSGELNVILTPQGTLAEKIRAGGAGIPAFFTATGYGTPVAEGKETREIKGRHYVLEESLTADFALIRAWKADTMGNLVFRKTAANFNPMMATAGKITVVEVEEIVEPGELDPDHIHTPGIYVDRIIKGCFEKRIEQRTVKQA
- a CDS encoding hydroxymethylglutaryl-CoA lyase, encoding MALPSHISLFEVGPRDGLQNEKQVSTADKILLVENLAAAGVKRIEAASFVSPKWVPQMADSGEVLKGISRVAGVRYSALTPNLKGLELALDANASEVAVFAAASEGFSQKNINCSIEESIERFIPLIEKAKEHNLPVRGYVSCVLGCPYDGEIAVSEVARVSEILYKLGCYEISLGDTIGVGTPVKARKMVEAVAAKVPADKLALHFHDTYGQALANILACLESGIRTLDTSVAGLGGCPYAKGASGNLASEDLVYMLHGMGIDTGIDLGKLIEAGNRISAALGRQNGSKVARALS
- a CDS encoding acetyl/propionyl/methylcrotonyl-CoA carboxylase subunit alpha; the encoded protein is MFNKLLIANRGEIACRVIRTARDMGIKTVAVYSDADRDARHVALADESFYLGESAPASSYLRGELIIDIAKKCGAEAIHPGYGFLSENAEFARACEANGIAFVGPGSDAIDAMGSKSAAKLIMEKAGVPLVPGYHGDDQTDATLLTEAKKIGYPLLIKAAYGGGGKGMRIVEGESELKAAIDSARREAASSFGNDKLLMERYLRQPRHVEVQVFADSHGNCVYLSDRDCSIQRRHQKVVEEAPAPGLPDSLRRQMGEAAVAAAKAIDYRGAGTVEFLLDAPQPGKERSFFFMEMNTRLQVEHPVTEMVTGQDLVKWQLLVASGSVLPLEQHEIQIHGHSFEVRIYAEDPNNEFLPASGKLTFLREPEPSRHVRIDSGVRENDVISNYYDPMIAKLIVWDESRPRALARLSRALGDYRVGGLKHNIEFLSNIAEHPAFSDANFSTDFIGRYGDALIGDSRDEADTAFALAVLTQLKLREADAQDAPGHDPFSPWSSLKGFRLSSPRRHSVTLLDDAHQSRSAELTESSGRYQLRLNDKLIELGGSIEDCELKCEINGHRMKVTVSLEEGGLTVFLSSGSYHFREVLGQVLEETASSEDKLKAPMNGTVVTHLVAVGDKVAAGQGLLVMEAMKMEYTIEAPFDGVVSEFFFAPGELVSDGTLLLALEPADSKEVEA
- a CDS encoding enoyl-CoA hydratase-related protein, which translates into the protein MTTMTSIAELSASFSAVRCELKGKVGYLILNRPEVHNAFDEVMISEMTQAINAFAHESDCAVMVLKSDGKHFSAGADLNWMRKQAAMDFDANLKDARELANLMDTLDRFPKPSIALVNGAAYGGALGLICCCDIAISSHKASFCLSEVKLGLIPAVISPYVVRAMGPRQSRRYMLTAERFDASMALALGVVHEIADDLDAAAAPIIQNLLSGSPQALGWCKSLIARLQSGVIDEHTRDYTSERIARIRVSGEGQEGLNAFFDKRSPAWVNDTGSKD
- a CDS encoding carboxyl transferase domain-containing protein, with the protein product MTQLTSRVNPRSDEFKQKHDAMAALVADLKDKLAHIEQGGGPVAMERHLSRGKLAPRARVEKLLDPGSPFLELSQFAAYEVYDEDVPAAGIIAGIGRVSGVECMIIANDATVKGGTYYPITVKKHLRAQAIAERCHLPCIYLVDSGGANLPRQDEVFPDRDHFGRIFFNQARMSAKGIPQIAVVMGLCTAGGAYVPAMADESIIVREQGTIFLAGPPLVKAATGEEVSAEELGGGDVHTKISGVADHLAQNDEHALELARKAVSRLNHQKQVELQLAKVKPPKYDINELYGIVGTDLKKPFDVKEVIARIVDDSDFDEFKANYGATLVCGFARIHGYPVGIVANNGILFSESAQKGAHFIELCCQRKIPLVFLQNITGFMVGKKYEHEGIAKHGAKMVTAVSCATVPKFTVLIGGSYGAGNYGMCGRAFEPTLMWMWPNARISVMGGEQAAGVLATVRKDGLARKGETMSAEEEAKFKAPIIAQYDKEGHPYHASARLWDDGIIDPAQTRDVLGLAISAALNAPIEETRFGVFRM